In Candidatus Poribacteria bacterium, the following are encoded in one genomic region:
- a CDS encoding LamG domain-containing protein: MRHVFLQFILFVLILITARYTTADLTKGLVVYFTFDNVKDKQILDESGNGLDAKVIENTQFVMGKYGKAIRITRETEDCVNIPDSHKLKIDDDITMMAWVYHENWKGRSSQWFDKGIRSKDRHSAYGMAVYDEKDIGGAGWFEDGSGIGIVLGTGELQHQQMILVNNTMKDRKWHHIVGTVGDNGVKIYLDGESIVQTLNENVNFKGTNKEDLRIGCVKNKPQYAFEGGSIDEVAIWSRVLSEDEIRTAMRGPLLAVSLKDKVTMTWGNIKRKAFYSKVYN; this comes from the coding sequence ATGAGACATGTATTTCTCCAATTTATATTATTTGTTCTGATACTTATCACAGCAAGATACACTACAGCAGATCTCACTAAAGGACTTGTTGTTTACTTTACGTTTGACAACGTTAAGGACAAGCAAATTCTTGATGAATCCGGCAACGGTCTGGATGCTAAGGTTATCGAAAATACGCAATTTGTCATGGGTAAATATGGGAAGGCAATCCGTATCACTCGTGAGACTGAAGATTGTGTGAATATCCCAGATTCCCATAAATTGAAAATCGACGATGATATAACGATGATGGCATGGGTGTATCACGAGAATTGGAAGGGGCGTTCTTCCCAATGGTTCGATAAAGGGATTCGTAGCAAAGATCGCCATAGTGCATACGGTATGGCAGTCTACGATGAAAAGGATATTGGCGGTGCCGGATGGTTCGAGGATGGCTCCGGTATTGGCATAGTATTGGGAACGGGTGAACTTCAACACCAGCAAATGATCCTGGTTAATAATACAATGAAGGATAGAAAGTGGCATCACATTGTGGGGACTGTGGGGGATAATGGCGTGAAAATCTATCTTGACGGAGAATCTATAGTCCAAACTTTAAACGAAAACGTCAACTTCAAAGGCACGAATAAGGAGGATTTGCGGATTGGCTGTGTGAAGAATAAGCCACAGTATGCCTTTGAAGGCGGTTCCATCGATGAAGTCGCGATATGGAGTCGTGTGCTCAGCGAGGATGAAATCAGAACCGCGATGCGGGGTCCCTTGCTCGCGGTTTCTCTGAAGGATAAGGTCACTATGACGTGGGGCAATATTAAGCGAAAGGCGTTTTATAGTAAAGTTTACAATTAA
- a CDS encoding ABC transporter permease subunit: MEQIDRWPFLVAFLFGLLVLVWQGFPLGESDVFPRVLSLTGASLLYIAVFFSIGTVISTYLDDSKTVLIVAFTVWVLAVLIAPRAGFVTAKLITPARTAQSVYMEKTAIRNNLNAEKDEKITKKIMEAAGGRLEIRPDGEDNLRELREPIETEYRLKFENQANKIDRAYQREKARQESMGETLSRITPTSSLTFLVMNLTQTGKLKRDTYFQTGDSYYAQLNTDYFTHISDDPFAQIAQMAARMNPSQSSEEKIAPPPNVILTSLGETLRRSTVDVLLLCFFAVVLTTVAFLKFFWTDI, translated from the coding sequence ATGGAGCAAATTGATCGGTGGCCGTTCTTAGTCGCATTTCTATTCGGTTTACTCGTGCTTGTCTGGCAGGGGTTCCCGTTGGGTGAGTCCGACGTTTTTCCACGGGTACTCAGCCTCACCGGAGCTTCGCTGCTCTATATTGCGGTGTTTTTTTCGATAGGAACGGTGATCTCTACCTATCTGGACGATTCCAAAACAGTTCTCATCGTCGCTTTCACCGTCTGGGTACTTGCCGTGTTGATCGCACCACGCGCTGGTTTTGTTACCGCTAAGCTTATCACACCCGCTCGAACAGCGCAGAGTGTCTATATGGAAAAGACGGCAATTCGCAATAATCTCAATGCAGAGAAGGATGAGAAGATTACAAAAAAAATTATGGAAGCCGCAGGAGGCCGCCTTGAGATAAGACCCGATGGCGAGGACAATTTGCGAGAACTCCGCGAACCTATTGAGACGGAATATCGACTGAAATTCGAGAATCAAGCGAACAAAATTGACAGGGCATATCAACGTGAGAAGGCGAGACAAGAGTCCATGGGCGAGACACTTTCCCGAATCACGCCGACATCTTCCTTAACTTTTCTCGTCATGAACTTAACACAGACAGGAAAGTTAAAAAGGGATACCTACTTTCAAACCGGCGACTCCTACTATGCCCAACTCAATACGGATTACTTCACTCATATTTCAGATGATCCCTTTGCACAGATAGCACAAATGGCAGCTCGTATGAATCCATCTCAGTCAAGTGAGGAAAAAATCGCGCCACCCCCAAATGTGATCTTAACTTCCTTAGGCGAGACATTGCGCCGGTCTACAGTGGATGTTTTGCTGCTCTGTTTTTTTGCTGTAGTGTTAACAACCGTGGCGTTTTTGAAGTTTTTCTGGACAGATATTTGA
- a CDS encoding DUF1080 domain-containing protein, protein MKCICIVTVLLLLPFSGWSGTFLETFDDKDLEGWQELVQLNKAPGSWEIVNDELHAVSPDPAMRLLTTGDETWEDYTLEFDVKPEKKHGRGAIAIAARVKGSVLFYCRFADPVVLDDPLAGSLLSCVTGDLHDVEFVVLYFEPHPLLRLNKWAHLKLSVKGENFTFSSNGEKIVETGDDFAFVHGGKKIEVKAGKLTNVLTGGVGFGLANYTARFDNITVTGDSIPNSGGFAVTPYGKLTTTWGNLKLTAGR, encoded by the coding sequence ATGAAATGTATATGTATTGTCACTGTCCTTCTCCTCTTGCCCTTTTCCGGCTGGTCAGGCACATTTTTGGAAACCTTTGATGACAAAGATTTGGAAGGATGGCAGGAACTGGTCCAACTGAATAAGGCACCCGGTTCTTGGGAGATCGTCAATGATGAACTTCACGCCGTAAGTCCTGATCCGGCTATGCGTTTACTCACAACAGGTGATGAAACGTGGGAGGATTATACTTTAGAATTTGATGTCAAGCCAGAAAAAAAACACGGTAGGGGGGCTATAGCGATTGCAGCACGGGTTAAGGGAAGTGTGTTGTTCTACTGTAGGTTTGCGGACCCGGTGGTACTGGACGATCCTCTCGCCGGATCATTGTTGAGTTGTGTGACGGGCGATTTGCACGATGTAGAATTTGTAGTTCTCTACTTTGAACCTCACCCGCTTTTAAGATTAAACAAGTGGGCACATCTAAAGTTAAGCGTTAAGGGTGAAAACTTCACTTTTTCGTCAAATGGTGAGAAAATTGTGGAAACAGGTGATGATTTTGCTTTTGTGCATGGCGGGAAAAAAATTGAAGTAAAGGCAGGTAAACTTACTAACGTCCTGACAGGCGGTGTCGGCTTCGGTCTCGCAAATTATACAGCACGCTTTGATAACATCACTGTCACTGGTGATAGCATTCCAAATAGTGGCGGATTCGCCGTAACCCCCTACGGAAAACTCACAACAACATGGGGCAACTTAAAACTGACTGCCGGCCGCTGA
- a CDS encoding ABC transporter permease, with amino-acid sequence MLITLIQKEIMHHILSARFVALLLMCVLLIPLNFHINYRRYLHRQVDYQEAVEKEKNKDPAEQPWKQRKTTDPNLEVSKLILKPTPLSVFATGLESALPNSLGMTRNGIKRGEAALSTAPIAFLLGHLDFVFVVSTVFSLLALLFTFDAVAGEREAGTLRITLANALPRDIFLWSKLIGGYLVFTLPFLISLIIGLLVLVWQGFPLAEPDIFPRVLCLALVSLLYIAVFFAMGAVISIYFDSSKTALIVAFTIWVFAVLILPRVGFLAAQIVAPTSTTAESVYREKTARRAEMRLSLEAKRGEIMGRMIQESNANALQGEKTTGFFRLDEEFVDKMNEEMAPLEEEARLKYRDLATQLDRRYQQERKHQDAIGINFSRITPTASFIFLATDATHTGQAKRNTYFQTGTRYYETLDTEMFSKMSEAALIHEEISDPMPPPSLAELSLEETLQHAALDLLLLCFFAGGFATVAFLKFFRTDI; translated from the coding sequence ATGTTAATAACACTGATTCAGAAAGAGATAATGCATCATATCCTGAGTGCCCGATTTGTCGCGCTCCTTTTGATGTGTGTCCTGCTCATTCCGCTCAACTTCCATATCAATTACCGTCGTTACCTCCACCGCCAAGTTGACTATCAAGAAGCCGTCGAAAAGGAAAAGAATAAGGACCCGGCGGAACAACCTTGGAAACAGAGAAAGACGACAGATCCGAATCTTGAGGTTTCCAAACTGATACTTAAGCCCACACCTTTGAGTGTGTTTGCGACCGGTTTAGAATCCGCCCTTCCGAATTCCCTCGGAATGACACGCAATGGGATAAAGCGTGGGGAAGCGGCACTGTCTACCGCGCCAATCGCTTTTCTTTTAGGTCATCTCGACTTTGTATTCGTTGTCAGCACTGTCTTTAGTCTGCTCGCGCTCCTGTTTACATTTGATGCAGTCGCAGGCGAAAGAGAAGCAGGAACACTTCGGATAACGCTCGCCAACGCGCTGCCACGTGATATCTTTTTGTGGAGCAAACTCATCGGTGGATACCTCGTCTTCACCCTTCCGTTCTTAATCTCATTAATTATCGGCTTACTTGTGCTGGTCTGGCAGGGGTTCCCGTTGGCTGAACCGGACATCTTTCCGCGCGTCCTTTGCCTTGCCCTTGTCTCACTGCTCTACATAGCTGTCTTTTTTGCAATGGGGGCGGTGATCTCGATTTATTTCGACAGTTCCAAGACAGCACTCATCGTTGCCTTTACCATCTGGGTGTTCGCTGTCCTAATTTTGCCACGTGTTGGGTTTCTCGCAGCGCAAATCGTCGCGCCGACTTCAACAACAGCGGAAAGCGTCTACAGGGAAAAGACAGCGAGGCGTGCAGAAATGCGGCTTTCCCTCGAAGCGAAAAGAGGCGAAATTATGGGTAGAATGATACAGGAATCTAATGCGAATGCCCTACAGGGGGAGAAAACGACGGGCTTCTTTAGGTTAGATGAAGAATTCGTTGACAAAATGAATGAGGAGATGGCACCTCTTGAAGAGGAAGCCCGGTTGAAATACCGAGACCTCGCGACGCAACTTGACAGGCGTTACCAACAGGAAAGAAAACACCAAGATGCAATCGGCATAAACTTTTCCCGAATCACGCCTACGGCTTCCTTCATCTTTCTGGCGACGGATGCTACGCACACCGGTCAGGCGAAAAGAAATACCTACTTCCAAACTGGGACCCGCTACTACGAGACACTCGATACGGAGATGTTCAGCAAAATGTCAGAAGCGGCTCTTATTCATGAAGAAATCTCGGACCCGATGCCACCCCCGTCGCTCGCGGAATTGAGCTTAGAGGAGACACTCCAACATGCCGCCCTGGATTTGCTGTTGCTCTGCTTCTTCGCAGGTGGGTTTGCAACCGTGGCGTTTCTGAAATTCTTCCGCACAGATATTTGA
- a CDS encoding sigma-70 family RNA polymerase sigma factor: MEKENDVQLIRSTLSGDDAAFSTLVQKYRKSVHALAWRKIGDFHYAEEITQDTFLKAYKKLSTLKNHDQFAGWLYVIANRLCINWIRKKKPTLQSLEGTRAEEVEKYSYGHYISGERETEAIERRSEIVKRLLSRLPESERTVVTLYYLGEMNAKEIGKFLGVSVKTIHSRLHRARKRLQEKEELLVQDVLGGVLLPTHLIENIMRQVADLKPTPPPIGKPLLPWTAFGATAVLVILLLGVSNQYMTRFQKPYSLEAQSESTIEIIDAPLVRNIDSKPTVQNQVGRAVTPSENWGLGQQMTETVLASNTQENSAKFDNSQWTRTNGPHGGNVFDIFVASTSTLYAAAPTGIYRLAPDATAWTLINTSIPMGQFRMPMAEFGDTLYIVSTDKIFASTNNGETWKVFCSRPAGHAVGLIIMNETGAHNSQPRPIMYLALQTKGIFRSTDAGVHWDPLEYGLTVENVYAATAVKNTVFAGTNKGLYRLNSDVWERLPVHPSEQAILSLTVFENNLYVVAGPEPARWKFSQSIENIAVQIHITDSPSLERVFHSIDLGASWTEITHGNGSPFRSAALGAVVLTNTGETLLPQGVVTADKNTFYKGGSFGIHRTTDGGKSWHPFTNGIMETTIQDLVAINNRLYARTDRGLVQSVDGGEVWETVGIDSDKHALEGIGEEVSPLHFSLASHLETVGDVLYGIAPGNDNLRLFQLSAGDNTFVPVQGGPTFEREFSSIELEAWTEEFKQELLSDNNEENEDFPAGVASLVKDYSGVGGFAVSGQMFYAEWKHRLFRWKPDDSEWTDTGFVDTDSTLDYGIGKSFELAASEETVYVGKQDGKLFQSLDEGNSWKDVTPILPLRFTRFKEIIFAGSRVYVATDEGVLASQNGEHWRVLTDAMGERPVIDRFAVDHTNVYGAGNTGVYRLDDRGRWYQISPSVPDEVGSLVVSNHKLYIATRHGRMFHIPLEEQW, from the coding sequence ATGGAAAAAGAAAATGATGTTCAACTCATACGCAGCACCTTATCGGGCGACGACGCGGCATTCAGCACCTTGGTTCAAAAATACCGAAAGAGTGTCCACGCCCTTGCATGGCGGAAGATTGGCGATTTTCACTATGCCGAAGAGATTACGCAAGACACCTTCCTCAAAGCGTACAAAAAACTCTCAACGCTCAAGAATCACGATCAGTTTGCCGGATGGCTCTATGTCATCGCAAATCGGCTCTGTATCAATTGGATACGAAAGAAAAAGCCTACTTTGCAATCGCTGGAAGGAACACGTGCGGAAGAAGTAGAAAAATACTCCTATGGCCATTATATATCGGGAGAACGTGAGACAGAAGCCATTGAACGCCGTAGTGAAATCGTCAAAAGACTCCTATCCAGACTGCCAGAGAGCGAACGCACGGTTGTTACGCTCTACTACCTCGGCGAAATGAACGCGAAGGAAATTGGTAAATTCTTGGGTGTGTCCGTGAAAACGATTCATAGTCGCCTGCACCGGGCAAGAAAGCGCTTGCAAGAAAAAGAAGAACTCTTGGTTCAAGATGTCCTTGGTGGTGTGTTATTACCTACGCATTTGATCGAGAACATCATGCGGCAAGTCGCTGACCTGAAGCCGACACCGCCTCCTATTGGGAAACCGCTACTCCCATGGACGGCTTTTGGGGCGACTGCCGTCTTGGTTATACTGCTGCTGGGTGTGAGCAATCAATACATGACCCGTTTTCAGAAACCTTACAGTTTAGAGGCACAATCTGAGTCCACGATTGAGATTATTGACGCGCCTCTTGTGCGCAACATTGATTCAAAGCCTACTGTTCAGAATCAAGTTGGTCGTGCCGTTACGCCGAGCGAAAACTGGGGTCTGGGTCAACAAATGACCGAGACGGTTTTGGCATCCAATACGCAGGAGAATTCCGCGAAGTTCGATAATTCGCAATGGACACGAACCAACGGACCTCACGGGGGTAATGTGTTCGATATCTTTGTTGCATCTACAAGCACACTCTACGCGGCGGCACCGACAGGTATCTATAGATTGGCACCGGACGCAACCGCATGGACACTCATCAACACGAGTATACCAATGGGGCAGTTCCGGATGCCGATGGCTGAGTTTGGGGACACCCTCTATATTGTTTCCACCGATAAAATATTCGCTTCAACGAATAATGGTGAAACGTGGAAGGTCTTTTGCTCCCGACCAGCGGGACATGCCGTTGGACTTATCATCATGAATGAAACAGGCGCGCATAACTCACAACCACGTCCTATAATGTATCTCGCCCTTCAAACGAAAGGCATTTTCCGATCCACAGATGCTGGTGTCCACTGGGATCCCTTGGAGTATGGACTCACAGTCGAAAATGTTTATGCAGCAACTGCGGTTAAAAACACGGTGTTTGCTGGCACAAACAAGGGGCTCTACCGCCTCAATTCAGATGTATGGGAGCGATTACCCGTCCATCCATCCGAGCAAGCCATCCTGTCTCTAACCGTTTTTGAAAATAATCTCTATGTTGTAGCGGGACCTGAGCCAGCAAGATGGAAGTTTTCCCAATCAATCGAAAATATTGCAGTACAGATACACATCACGGACAGTCCAAGTTTAGAGAGGGTTTTCCACTCAATTGACTTAGGGGCATCGTGGACTGAAATAACGCACGGAAATGGATCCCCCTTTCGGAGTGCAGCACTTGGTGCGGTAGTTCTGACGAACACTGGCGAAACGCTTTTACCACAAGGGGTTGTAACGGCAGACAAGAATACTTTTTACAAGGGTGGTTCATTTGGTATTCATCGCACAACTGATGGCGGCAAATCATGGCATCCATTTACGAACGGGATAATGGAAACAACAATACAGGATCTCGTCGCAATCAACAATAGACTTTATGCACGGACCGATAGGGGACTCGTTCAGTCAGTTGACGGGGGGGAGGTGTGGGAAACCGTTGGAATTGATTCGGATAAGCACGCGCTTGAAGGGATAGGAGAAGAGGTTTCTCCGCTGCATTTTTCTCTCGCTTCACACTTAGAAACTGTTGGCGACGTTCTTTATGGAATCGCCCCCGGAAACGACAACCTACGCCTTTTTCAATTATCTGCAGGTGACAACACATTTGTCCCGGTTCAAGGGGGACCCACTTTTGAACGGGAATTCTCGTCTATTGAGTTAGAGGCATGGACAGAAGAATTCAAACAGGAACTTTTGTCAGATAATAATGAAGAAAATGAGGACTTTCCAGCAGGAGTAGCGTCCTTGGTTAAAGACTATAGCGGCGTTGGTGGGTTCGCAGTCAGTGGACAGATGTTCTACGCCGAATGGAAGCACCGACTCTTCAGGTGGAAGCCCGACGACTCGGAATGGACAGACACGGGATTCGTAGACACCGATAGCACGCTTGATTATGGAATTGGTAAAAGCTTTGAATTAGCCGCCTCGGAGGAAACCGTCTACGTCGGGAAACAGGACGGTAAGTTGTTTCAATCACTTGATGAAGGGAACAGTTGGAAAGATGTTACACCAATCCTTCCGCTTCGCTTTACCCGTTTCAAGGAAATAATTTTTGCAGGATCAAGGGTTTATGTCGCAACGGATGAAGGTGTTTTGGCTTCACAGAACGGCGAACACTGGCGTGTGCTCACCGATGCAATGGGTGAGCGTCCCGTCATAGATAGATTCGCCGTCGACCACACAAACGTTTATGGTGCGGGTAATACGGGGGTCTATCGTTTGGATGACCGTGGAAGATGGTATCAGATTTCTCCAAGTGTTCCAGATGAAGTTGGTTCTCTTGTCGTCAGCAATCACAAACTTTACATTGCCACCCGACATGGCAGGATGTTCCACATTCCTCTTGAAGAACAGTGGTAG
- a CDS encoding ABC transporter permease subunit, producing the protein MPINPTPLSVFANGLEEALPTYLGMTRNGVRRGSTTLAEAPLSYALGHLDFLFVVSTVFSLLALLFTFDAVAGEREAGTLRITLANALPRDLFLWSKLIGGRS; encoded by the coding sequence ATGCCCATTAACCCAACGCCGTTGAGCGTCTTCGCGAACGGGTTAGAGGAAGCACTCCCCACCTATCTTGGAATGACCCGTAATGGTGTCCGACGGGGTTCAACAACACTGGCGGAGGCGCCGCTCTCTTATGCTTTAGGACACCTTGACTTTCTGTTTGTCGTCAGCACTGTTTTCAGTCTGCTCGCGCTCCTGTTTACATTTGATGCCGTTGCCGGGGAAAGGGAAGCCGGGACACTGCGAATTACCTTAGCAAATGCATTACCGCGTGACCTCTTTCTATGGAGCAAATTGATCGGTGGCCGTTCTTAG
- a CDS encoding PD40 domain-containing protein, with amino-acid sequence MKYTRTCIAFCIAFLLSSSLQAAQGPVLSYVVEQAGTAEIHWADTTGNIIRRIKTDVPNMGSLSWSPDGRYVAYQSNHEGTPNIYVMDVQNKTSRRLTNHEGRNLRPAWSPNGKWIAFVSDRAGEYLDVYRMDTDGSNVRRLTNQGNNWRPGWSPDSQWIAFTATHGRRTALYIMTADGRGRKQLKQDVSTSSGGTWSLNSKQIAFAAGNLFEDGINIRVIDTNRNNPQKLTQVGALSSATHPAWSPDGEWIAYSVKKIVNLPPPGVRVPIAEVYSKCTIHIVKAKGNAGEPHEIVNGLPLQPMPAWVPETAFPVSPSTEKQTTLWGRLKQMNE; translated from the coding sequence ATGAAATACACGCGAACCTGTATCGCATTCTGTATCGCATTCCTGCTCAGTAGCAGTTTACAAGCCGCTCAGGGTCCAGTGCTTTCCTATGTCGTTGAGCAAGCAGGAACGGCTGAAATACACTGGGCAGATACTACTGGCAATATTATCCGTCGTATTAAAACGGACGTGCCTAATATGGGTTCGCTCTCATGGTCTCCCGATGGACGGTATGTCGCCTATCAATCCAATCACGAAGGCACTCCCAATATCTATGTGATGGACGTCCAAAATAAGACATCTCGTCGGTTAACAAACCATGAGGGCAGAAATCTGAGACCCGCGTGGTCACCAAATGGAAAATGGATCGCCTTTGTCTCGGATCGAGCAGGAGAGTATCTGGATGTCTATAGAATGGATACCGACGGTTCAAACGTTAGACGGTTGACAAACCAAGGTAATAACTGGAGGCCGGGTTGGTCTCCAGACAGTCAATGGATCGCCTTTACCGCCACTCATGGCAGACGTACCGCCCTGTATATAATGACCGCCGATGGAAGAGGTCGGAAACAGCTGAAACAAGATGTGTCCACATCGTCTGGAGGCACATGGTCCCTAAATAGCAAACAGATCGCCTTTGCGGCTGGGAATCTATTTGAAGATGGCATAAACATTCGTGTCATTGATACGAATAGAAACAATCCACAAAAACTAACGCAGGTTGGGGCATTGTCGTCGGCGACACATCCAGCATGGTCTCCCGATGGTGAGTGGATCGCCTATTCTGTGAAAAAGATAGTGAATCTGCCCCCACCGGGTGTACGCGTCCCCATCGCTGAAGTCTATAGCAAATGTACCATCCATATCGTCAAGGCTAAAGGGAATGCCGGTGAACCCCATGAAATCGTCAATGGGTTACCGCTACAACCGATGCCAGCATGGGTGCCAGAGACTGCATTTCCCGTCTCACCGAGTACAGAGAAACAGACAACTCTCTGGGGGAGACTCAAGCAAATGAACGAGTAA